From a single Aminobacterium mobile DSM 12262 genomic region:
- a CDS encoding CvpA family protein, whose product MSFALGVDVAVAILIVFFCLRGLFRGLSGEFFSLLGTVGGVVLAWRFAPSVATWYLTKWPGNHSIVMILAMVLFFLVAVVASTVLCRIVQAFLRWTALSFVDRILGSIAGALKAIVLVMFLYAILLALSPFFSLQWMEKSISMRVASSAWPYIYSFFEGRSNMEYHMQYITGGEKLPHESS is encoded by the coding sequence ATGAGCTTTGCTTTAGGTGTAGACGTCGCTGTTGCCATATTAATAGTGTTCTTTTGTCTTCGCGGGTTGTTTCGAGGTCTTTCAGGAGAGTTTTTTTCTCTTCTCGGGACAGTAGGCGGAGTTGTTTTGGCTTGGCGTTTTGCCCCAAGCGTAGCTACATGGTATCTGACTAAATGGCCTGGAAATCATTCTATAGTAATGATTCTTGCCATGGTGTTGTTTTTTCTTGTAGCAGTAGTGGCTAGTACTGTCCTTTGCCGTATTGTTCAGGCTTTCCTCCGCTGGACGGCCCTTTCTTTTGTGGATCGTATATTAGGCTCTATTGCCGGAGCTTTAAAAGCCATAGTTTTGGTCATGTTTCTCTATGCTATCCTTCTAGCTTTGTCCCCGTTCTTTTCTCTCCAATGGATGGAAAAAAGTATTTCTATGCGAGTTGCTTCTTCTGCTTGGCCGTATATCTATTCATTTTTTGAAGGAAGGAGCAACATGGAATATCATATGCAATATATTACAGGAGGGGAAAAACTCCCACATGAAAGTTCATAA
- the zapA gene encoding cell division protein ZapA → MSIPLRDVTLKIGKRQYNLKTALDEETYRRVLSLLNEAANTIGTEVAQEHLLLLVSLHLAYCLDRVGVSLQEVLREAEGDSVSS, encoded by the coding sequence TTGTCTATCCCTTTACGGGACGTAACTCTCAAAATAGGGAAACGGCAATATAATCTAAAGACAGCGCTTGATGAAGAAACGTATCGTCGGGTTCTCTCCTTGCTGAATGAAGCTGCCAATACTATAGGAACGGAGGTTGCCCAGGAGCATCTTTTGCTTCTGGTCAGCCTTCATCTTGCTTATTGTCTCGACCGCGTGGGAGTGTCTTTGCAGGAAGTTCTTCGAGAGGCTGAAGGAGACTCGGTTTCGTCATGA
- the pheT gene encoding phenylalanine--tRNA ligase subunit beta, which yields MLMSWNWLNSLVSIPASLKDVAEKLTVTGCEIEGITYPCEELSGVWVAKIISLKPHPNKSSLFVVQLDYGKGGAYCVTAATNLKEGDLIPYAPPQAVLADGTVLSERDFDGVVSQGMMLSAEEIGLPDIADEFGILRLPDDAPVGADLKKYLRLDDAVLDVSVTPNRGDLLSALGIAREIYALFPDAVGRKNMKNRPDEGQLWPMDFRTPTLKDGGCRRYLLGLATDVKIGPSPLPIRILLSLMGMRPISNVVDATNLVMLLMGQPLHAFDLDRLPEREITVRSAKDGEYMTTLDGKKRMLDSLDLLITSNGAPIALAGVMGGESAEICDTTKNVVIESASFDPVRVSRTSRRLGLNSEASFRYARGVDPELVYPAMACVLSLLKKWGAAHTEWNVLAATNDIPASRDVALTREKLQRILLWDDLEESSRILNRLGFIEKEKKDNIRKFQVPSYRPDVSIEEDLVEEVARIRGYNDMPSRLPRNMSSRGDRGALMELRSHLRQIALARGYVEVITYSFLPPSYTKFFCLSEDDRRAHLSALSNPLSTELSVMRTFMIPGLLNALASSLRTGWREAVRIFEQGRVFLQDAEAESGIKEEEHIAGLVYPGRDIRKIHKDSDLEDFLSVKGDVEAIISSRGYACRFIPGTEPFGHCGQTAHVLVNGNRVGYLLRLKPSLERELDLGSPIYVFELALEPLLTERQPVFVENPPYPAVHRDISLIVSQEKLAGDVEMEIRKAAGELLWNLRLFDVYVGKGIPEGTRSLAFSLAYRNPARTLSDEEVDAVHNKVREEMVVQGYTLR from the coding sequence ATGTTAATGTCCTGGAATTGGTTAAATAGTCTTGTTTCTATTCCTGCTTCATTAAAAGATGTAGCAGAAAAACTTACGGTAACTGGCTGTGAGATAGAAGGTATTACCTATCCCTGTGAAGAATTATCTGGAGTATGGGTTGCGAAAATTATATCCCTTAAACCTCATCCTAATAAAAGCTCTCTTTTTGTAGTTCAGTTGGATTATGGAAAAGGTGGAGCCTATTGTGTAACGGCTGCTACCAATCTTAAGGAGGGAGATTTGATTCCTTATGCTCCTCCGCAGGCAGTACTTGCCGACGGGACAGTGTTGTCTGAGCGAGATTTTGATGGGGTAGTGAGCCAGGGAATGATGCTTTCTGCCGAAGAAATTGGATTACCTGATATTGCTGATGAATTTGGCATTTTACGTTTGCCAGACGATGCTCCTGTAGGCGCAGACCTGAAAAAATATCTTCGATTAGACGATGCGGTCTTAGATGTTTCTGTAACGCCTAATCGAGGAGATTTACTCAGTGCACTTGGTATAGCTAGAGAAATTTATGCTCTTTTCCCCGATGCCGTAGGAAGGAAAAATATGAAAAATCGTCCCGATGAAGGACAACTTTGGCCGATGGATTTTCGTACACCTACTCTTAAAGACGGAGGGTGTCGCCGCTATCTTCTGGGGCTCGCTACAGATGTGAAAATAGGGCCGTCTCCACTGCCTATACGGATCCTTCTCTCTCTCATGGGGATGCGTCCGATTTCGAATGTTGTGGATGCGACTAATTTAGTAATGCTTCTTATGGGGCAACCTCTCCATGCTTTTGATTTAGACCGTTTGCCTGAACGGGAAATAACGGTGCGATCAGCGAAGGACGGAGAGTATATGACAACTCTTGATGGGAAAAAGCGTATGCTTGACTCGTTAGATCTCCTCATTACGAGTAACGGTGCTCCTATCGCTCTTGCTGGAGTCATGGGAGGGGAGAGCGCTGAAATTTGTGATACTACCAAAAACGTGGTTATAGAAAGTGCCAGTTTTGATCCTGTTCGAGTCAGTCGAACGTCTCGCCGCTTAGGGTTGAATAGCGAAGCGTCGTTCCGGTATGCTAGAGGAGTAGATCCAGAGCTTGTCTACCCAGCTATGGCTTGTGTTTTGTCTCTTCTAAAGAAGTGGGGGGCTGCTCATACAGAATGGAATGTGCTGGCGGCAACCAACGATATTCCAGCAAGCAGGGATGTCGCTTTAACGAGAGAGAAACTGCAAAGAATTTTGCTCTGGGATGATTTGGAAGAATCTTCTCGCATTCTTAATCGTTTGGGTTTTATAGAGAAAGAGAAGAAGGATAATATAAGAAAGTTTCAGGTCCCTTCGTATCGGCCTGATGTCTCCATAGAGGAAGATCTTGTGGAGGAAGTAGCTCGAATTCGGGGCTACAATGATATGCCAAGTCGTCTCCCTCGCAATATGAGTAGCCGGGGTGATCGTGGCGCTTTAATGGAACTTCGGTCTCATCTACGACAGATAGCTTTAGCTCGTGGGTATGTGGAAGTCATAACATATAGTTTCCTTCCTCCGTCCTATACCAAGTTTTTCTGTCTTTCAGAAGACGATAGAAGGGCTCATCTTTCTGCGCTCTCTAATCCTTTGAGCACAGAATTATCTGTTATGAGAACTTTTATGATACCTGGGCTCTTAAATGCGCTTGCTTCATCGTTACGTACCGGCTGGAGAGAGGCAGTGCGTATTTTTGAACAAGGACGGGTCTTCTTGCAAGATGCTGAAGCTGAGAGTGGCATAAAAGAAGAAGAACACATTGCCGGCCTCGTTTACCCTGGTCGAGATATAAGAAAAATTCACAAAGATAGTGATTTGGAAGATTTCCTTTCAGTTAAGGGAGATGTGGAGGCCATTATATCTAGTCGGGGGTACGCATGCCGTTTTATTCCTGGAACAGAGCCTTTTGGCCATTGTGGTCAGACGGCTCATGTTCTCGTTAACGGAAACAGAGTGGGATATTTGCTACGTCTTAAGCCTTCTCTGGAAAGAGAGCTCGATTTGGGATCTCCCATCTATGTTTTTGAGTTGGCGTTAGAGCCTCTTTTAACGGAACGCCAGCCTGTTTTTGTTGAAAACCCGCCTTATCCAGCGGTACATCGCGATATTTCTCTTATTGTCTCTCAGGAGAAATTAGCGGGTGATGTGGAGATGGAGATACGCAAGGCGGCAGGGGAACTATTATGGAACCTTCGACTCTTTGATGTTTATGTAGGGAAGGGTATCCCGGAAGGGACACGAAGTTTGGCTTTTTCTTTAGCCTACCGTAATCCAGCTCGTACCCTCAGTGATGAAGAAGTGGATGCTGTACATAATAAAGTTAGAGAAGAAATGGTTGTACAAGGCTATACCCTTCGATAA
- the pheS gene encoding phenylalanine--tRNA ligase subunit alpha, which produces MSEIYDDIQKCRKDFLDQLRQARTADEIQQIKVHFLGKKGKVTALLKTLGSLPPEKRPEVGQLVNKLRDELEENLESSKVSLEKREAEIAEMQDQIDVTLPSRGRLWGSFHPVVQVTMDVINILSGLGFSVALGPEIEDDFHNFEALNIPSYHPARDMQDTFYFDDKHLLRTHTSPVQVRSMLKYGAPLRIICPGKVYRRDSDPTHSPMFHQVEGLLVDRDVSIADLKGCLEVLIRSIFGRPLAARYRASYFPFTEPSLELDIECIECSGKNPHCRICKGTGWLEIGGLGMIHPNVLKAGGIDPSVYSGFAWGMGLDRIALLKYKLTDLRVLFEGNVPYLLSGRNKSC; this is translated from the coding sequence GTGAGTGAAATATACGATGACATTCAAAAGTGTAGAAAAGATTTCCTCGACCAGCTTAGACAGGCTCGAACGGCAGATGAGATACAGCAGATAAAGGTTCACTTCCTCGGTAAAAAAGGGAAAGTCACTGCTCTGTTGAAGACTCTTGGTTCGTTGCCTCCCGAGAAAAGGCCAGAAGTAGGACAGCTCGTTAATAAACTTAGAGATGAGTTGGAAGAAAATCTGGAATCGAGTAAGGTCTCTCTGGAAAAACGAGAAGCAGAGATTGCTGAAATGCAAGATCAGATAGATGTAACACTTCCTTCTCGAGGACGTTTATGGGGAAGCTTCCATCCAGTAGTTCAGGTTACTATGGATGTAATTAACATTCTTTCTGGTTTAGGGTTTTCAGTGGCTCTTGGTCCAGAGATAGAAGATGATTTTCATAATTTCGAGGCTCTGAACATTCCTTCTTATCACCCCGCTCGAGATATGCAGGATACGTTTTATTTTGATGACAAACACTTGCTTCGTACCCATACGTCTCCTGTGCAGGTTCGTTCCATGCTGAAATATGGAGCTCCACTGCGGATTATTTGCCCGGGGAAAGTATATCGTCGCGATAGTGACCCGACCCATTCTCCTATGTTCCATCAAGTAGAAGGACTTTTAGTAGACCGCGATGTCTCTATTGCAGACTTGAAAGGATGTCTAGAAGTTCTCATACGTAGTATTTTCGGCAGACCGTTGGCTGCTCGTTACCGGGCAAGTTATTTTCCCTTTACCGAGCCTTCTCTTGAACTAGACATAGAATGTATAGAGTGTTCTGGGAAAAATCCTCATTGTCGAATTTGTAAGGGAACTGGGTGGTTGGAAATTGGCGGACTTGGAATGATTCATCCTAACGTATTGAAAGCTGGCGGAATAGATCCATCAGTTTATAGTGGATTTGCTTGGGGAATGGGGCTTGATCGTATAGCTTTATTGAAGTACAAATTAACGGACCTCCGCGTACTTTTTGAAGGGAATGTTCCCTATCTTCTTTCCGGGAGGAATAAATCATGTTAA